In a single window of the Tautonia rosea genome:
- a CDS encoding 2-isopropylmalate synthase: protein MADDARIRIFDTTLRDGEQSPGASMTHAEKLELARALADLGVDIIEAGFPIASVGDFEAVRAIATEVAGPTICALARCNDRDIDRAWEAIRFAQNGRIHVFLATSAIHREHKLRMTTEQIIDRAVAGVKRAAGYCADVEFSPEDAARTEIDFLCAVVEAAIDAGATTVNIPDTVGYATPLQFAKVIRTLKERVPNIEKAIISVHCHDDLGMAVANSLAGVEAGARQVECTINGIGERAGNAALEEIVMALKTRKDVYGVETGVKTERLFPTSRLLTTITGLAVQRNKAIVGRNAFAHESGIHQDGMLKERSTYEIMRPEEVGVPKTDLVLGKHSGRHALKDRAVELGFHLTEEQLNALFEDFKALADKKKEVYDEDLAILIEKQIGDDVPKAWELISVQTTTGTHTLPTATVCIRNPAGEIVQDAAIGAGPVDAIFKAVERVTGVRASLHDFAIRSVSRGKDAQGEVTLELAVESDAHDFRGRAASTDIIEASALAYINAVNAIASRRQRGRVREVAGRPGAGA from the coding sequence ATGGCCGACGACGCACGTATCCGGATCTTCGACACCACGCTCCGCGACGGCGAGCAATCGCCCGGCGCGAGCATGACCCACGCCGAGAAGCTGGAACTGGCCCGGGCGCTGGCCGACCTGGGGGTCGATATTATCGAGGCCGGGTTCCCGATCGCCTCGGTCGGCGACTTCGAGGCCGTGCGGGCCATCGCCACCGAGGTGGCCGGGCCGACGATCTGTGCCCTGGCCCGCTGCAATGATCGGGACATCGACCGGGCGTGGGAGGCGATTCGGTTCGCCCAGAACGGGCGCATCCACGTCTTTCTCGCCACGTCGGCCATTCACCGCGAGCACAAGCTGCGGATGACCACCGAGCAGATCATTGACCGGGCCGTGGCCGGGGTGAAGCGCGCGGCCGGCTACTGCGCCGACGTCGAGTTCAGCCCCGAGGACGCGGCGAGGACTGAGATCGACTTCCTGTGCGCGGTGGTCGAGGCGGCAATCGACGCCGGGGCGACCACGGTGAACATCCCTGATACGGTCGGATACGCCACTCCTCTGCAGTTTGCCAAGGTGATCCGGACGCTGAAGGAACGAGTGCCGAACATTGAGAAGGCGATCATCAGCGTGCACTGTCATGATGACCTGGGGATGGCCGTGGCCAATAGCCTGGCGGGGGTGGAGGCTGGGGCAAGGCAGGTCGAGTGCACGATCAACGGGATCGGCGAGCGGGCCGGGAACGCGGCGCTCGAAGAAATTGTGATGGCCCTGAAGACCCGGAAGGATGTGTACGGGGTCGAAACCGGGGTGAAGACCGAGCGGCTTTTCCCGACGAGTCGGTTGCTGACCACGATCACCGGGCTGGCCGTGCAGCGGAACAAGGCGATCGTGGGGCGCAATGCGTTCGCCCACGAGTCGGGCATCCATCAAGACGGCATGCTGAAAGAACGATCGACGTATGAAATCATGAGGCCCGAGGAGGTCGGCGTACCGAAGACCGACCTGGTGCTGGGGAAGCACTCGGGCCGGCATGCGTTGAAGGACCGGGCGGTGGAGCTGGGCTTCCACCTGACCGAGGAGCAGCTCAACGCGCTGTTCGAGGACTTCAAGGCGCTGGCCGACAAGAAGAAGGAGGTCTACGACGAGGACCTCGCGATCCTGATCGAGAAGCAGATCGGGGATGACGTGCCCAAAGCCTGGGAGCTGATCAGCGTGCAGACGACGACCGGCACGCACACCCTGCCGACGGCGACCGTTTGCATTCGCAACCCGGCCGGGGAGATTGTGCAGGACGCGGCGATCGGCGCCGGGCCAGTCGACGCGATCTTCAAGGCGGTCGAGCGCGTGACCGGGGTGCGTGCCTCACTGCACGACTTCGCGATTCGGAGCGTCTCGCGCGGGAAAGACGCCCAGGGCGAGGTGACGCTCGAACTGGCGGTTGAGAGCGACGCGCACGACTTCCGCGGCCGGGCGGCCTCGACTGATATCATCGAGGCCAGCGCACTCGCTTATATCAATGCTGTCAACGCCATTGCCTCGCGCCGCCAGCGCGGTCGGGTGCGAGAGGTTGCCGGCAGGCCAGGCGCGGGGGCCTGA
- a CDS encoding MT-A70 family methyltransferase → METGCRDLLEFAGENRFRTVLADPPWQFQNRTGKVAPEHRRLNRYETMTLDEIAALPVDQVVEEPAHLYLWVPNALLPDGLRVMQAWGFRYKGNLVWHKVRKDGGSDGRGVGFYFRNVTELLLFGVRGRSARTREAGRRQVNLFASRKQEHSRKPDHQYAIIESCSSGPYLELFARGTRAGWSSWGLQAVAGYEPTWPTYADHSGSNGKAAGQG, encoded by the coding sequence ATGGAAACAGGCTGTCGGGATCTCCTGGAGTTTGCGGGGGAGAACCGGTTTCGGACGGTGCTGGCAGACCCGCCTTGGCAGTTTCAGAATCGGACGGGAAAGGTGGCGCCGGAGCATCGGAGGCTGAACCGGTATGAGACCATGACCCTGGACGAGATTGCAGCCCTACCGGTGGATCAGGTGGTGGAGGAGCCGGCACATCTGTATTTGTGGGTGCCGAATGCGCTTTTGCCGGACGGCTTGAGGGTGATGCAGGCGTGGGGGTTTCGGTACAAAGGGAACCTCGTCTGGCACAAAGTCCGCAAGGACGGGGGGAGCGACGGGCGGGGGGTCGGGTTTTACTTTCGGAATGTGACGGAGCTGCTCCTGTTCGGCGTTCGAGGCCGAAGCGCGAGGACGAGAGAGGCGGGCAGGCGGCAGGTCAACCTGTTTGCATCGCGGAAGCAGGAACATAGCCGGAAGCCGGACCATCAGTATGCGATCATCGAGTCGTGTTCGAGTGGTCCGTATCTGGAATTGTTCGCGCGAGGAACCCGGGCGGGCTGGTCGAGCTGGGGACTCCAGGCGGTTGCGGGGTACGAACCGACCTGGCCAACCTATGCCGATCATTCCGGATCGAACGGAAAGGCCGCGGGCCAGGGGTGA
- a CDS encoding DUF7079 family protein, translated as MRAASVELERRRPVWDALSDLFLDRELQPDDHRRIADVLASSGYSEAELEEILCREVGPVLWPNLLSVAGVWTGFDRDWLEGEILRAENRPWFRGPPRAVTMTLVRHDWEQIRAQLNPGRAASQ; from the coding sequence ATGCGAGCAGCCTCGGTCGAACTGGAGCGGCGCCGACCTGTCTGGGACGCCCTCTCGGATCTGTTCCTCGACCGGGAGCTTCAGCCCGACGACCATCGGCGGATCGCTGATGTTCTTGCGTCTTCCGGATACTCTGAAGCCGAACTGGAGGAGATCCTTTGCCGAGAGGTCGGCCCCGTCCTCTGGCCGAACCTCCTGTCGGTCGCCGGGGTGTGGACCGGATTCGATCGTGACTGGCTGGAGGGCGAAATTCTGCGAGCGGAGAATCGACCGTGGTTTCGAGGGCCTCCCAGGGCCGTTACGATGACGCTGGTGCGTCACGATTGGGAGCAGATCCGTGCTCAGTTGAATCCCGGCCGGGCTGCCTCACAGTGA
- a CDS encoding FliA/WhiG family RNA polymerase sigma factor: protein MTAKVDVDVAELWRQFKEHPTTDLRNRLVERYLPLVKYNAERIWQRLPEGVDLDDLISAGVFGLMDAIDAFDLTRGVKFETYCVPRIRGAMLDELRTMDWVPRLVRAKATKMEEARKSLEAEHGRPPTDRELAEKLGLSMAEYEKMAMDANAVGLISLNKKWYETDSYKDVREIDILEDKKGEDPTGRLQRKDLMRMVTKGLNRNERLIIILYYYEELTMKEIGATLDLSESRVSQMHSSIILRLQSQLNGRRPEFGT, encoded by the coding sequence ATGACAGCCAAGGTGGACGTGGATGTCGCTGAACTCTGGCGGCAATTCAAGGAACACCCGACCACCGACCTGCGGAACCGGCTCGTTGAGCGCTATCTCCCGCTGGTCAAGTACAACGCCGAGCGTATCTGGCAGCGCCTGCCCGAGGGGGTCGATCTCGACGACCTCATCTCCGCCGGCGTCTTCGGCCTGATGGACGCCATCGACGCCTTCGATCTGACCCGAGGCGTCAAGTTTGAAACCTACTGCGTTCCCCGAATCCGCGGTGCGATGCTTGACGAGCTTCGCACGATGGACTGGGTCCCCCGGCTCGTCCGGGCCAAGGCCACCAAGATGGAGGAGGCCCGCAAGTCGCTCGAAGCCGAGCACGGCCGACCCCCCACCGACCGCGAGCTTGCCGAAAAGCTCGGCCTCAGCATGGCCGAATATGAAAAAATGGCGATGGACGCCAACGCCGTCGGCCTCATCTCCCTGAACAAGAAATGGTACGAGACCGATAGCTATAAAGACGTCCGCGAAATCGACATTCTCGAAGATAAAAAGGGCGAGGACCCCACCGGCCGACTCCAGCGCAAAGACCTCATGCGCATGGTCACCAAAGGCCTCAACCGTAATGAACGCCTCATTATTATCCTGTATTATTATGAAGAACTCACGATGAAGGAGATCGGTGCGACCCTCGATCTCTCCGAGTCTCGCGTCTCTCAGATGCATTCCTCGATCATCCTGCGCCTTCAGTCCCAACTGAATGGCCGCCGACCCGAGTTCGGCACCTGA
- a CDS encoding flagellar biosynthesis protein FlhA → MSATAPLRKSSIGRSALTDAALPVAIVGAIFVLIVPLPPGALDLLLAGNIALAVLVLLTTLSVRSPLEFSAFPTILLTTALSRLVLNVATTRLILTRGGEHGLDAAGGVIRAFGRFVAGDEVIVGAVIFLILVAIQFLVITKGAGRIGEVAARFMLDGMPGKQMAIDADLHAGVIDASEAARRRLDVQRQADFFASMDGAGKFVRGDAVAALVITVINILGGLVIGIARSGMAPMEAVDVFTKLTIGDGLVAQVPAFLTSLAAGLIVTRSSGETDLGQDVVGQLLGRPEVLAISAGSLALLAFTELPMLPLLTIAAALGAGAFIGSRSRNEADEPTDEPAPHPSRSSFSESRSTDSSTRSEPLPHRTTEGAATVVEGPGERMEDLLHVDPLELEIGFRLIALADPTRGGDLLDRIRHVRHRVARELGLIVPQVRIRDEMGLTPNDYRIKIRGVVVGQGTAFVGRLLAVPPAGLTGPQVHGRDGIDPATGRPAVWIHSDGRDAAERSGCRIIEPSASIAEHFGEIVTRHADELMTHEQVGRLLDRARETSPALVIEVVPGMLRAGEVQRVLQNLLRERVSVRDLETILEALAEHAGRTRDIDELTECVRRALGRRITQQYLGLDGRLRVVTVDAPLDARLSLAARENDRPAEALGDDAARGVVRAVADGVAAAVAGGVPPVILCSAESRPVLKDLTRADLPRLVVLSRREVPRDTPIEIIGTVVEQTDVSDHPPVLSESMHTHPASSSPILRGPHVAITPRSSAVGAGSSASEDTPPDHWSGGHRP, encoded by the coding sequence ATGTCCGCGACCGCCCCGCTTCGCAAGAGCTCGATCGGCCGATCGGCCCTGACCGATGCCGCCTTGCCCGTGGCGATCGTCGGGGCCATCTTCGTCCTGATCGTTCCCTTGCCTCCCGGTGCGCTCGATCTCCTCCTCGCCGGCAACATCGCCCTGGCGGTGCTCGTCCTGCTGACCACCCTTTCCGTCCGGTCTCCCCTCGAATTCAGCGCCTTCCCGACCATCCTGCTCACGACCGCCCTCTCTCGCCTCGTCCTGAACGTGGCGACGACCCGATTGATCCTGACCCGAGGCGGCGAGCACGGCCTCGACGCCGCCGGCGGGGTCATCCGGGCCTTCGGCCGGTTCGTCGCCGGAGACGAGGTGATCGTCGGCGCCGTCATCTTCCTCATCCTCGTCGCCATCCAGTTCCTGGTGATCACCAAGGGAGCCGGGCGGATCGGCGAGGTCGCCGCGCGCTTCATGCTCGATGGCATGCCCGGCAAGCAAATGGCCATTGATGCCGACCTGCACGCCGGGGTCATCGACGCCTCCGAGGCCGCCCGCCGCCGCCTCGACGTCCAGCGCCAGGCCGACTTCTTCGCCAGCATGGACGGTGCCGGCAAGTTCGTCCGGGGCGATGCCGTCGCGGCCCTCGTCATCACGGTCATCAACATCCTCGGCGGCCTGGTCATCGGCATTGCCCGATCGGGCATGGCCCCGATGGAAGCCGTCGACGTGTTCACGAAACTGACCATCGGCGACGGTCTGGTCGCCCAGGTCCCCGCCTTCCTCACCTCGCTGGCCGCCGGCCTGATCGTCACCCGGTCGTCGGGCGAAACCGACCTCGGCCAGGATGTGGTCGGCCAGTTGCTCGGTCGGCCCGAGGTGCTGGCCATCTCGGCCGGATCGCTCGCCCTGCTGGCCTTCACCGAGCTGCCGATGCTCCCGCTCCTGACCATCGCCGCTGCCCTCGGGGCCGGAGCGTTCATCGGTTCCCGATCCCGGAACGAGGCGGACGAGCCAACCGACGAGCCTGCCCCCCATCCGTCCCGCTCCTCGTTCTCCGAATCCCGATCGACCGACTCCTCGACCCGATCCGAGCCGCTCCCCCACCGGACCACCGAAGGCGCTGCCACCGTGGTCGAAGGCCCCGGCGAACGGATGGAAGACCTCCTGCACGTCGATCCGCTGGAGCTGGAGATCGGCTTCCGCCTCATCGCCCTGGCCGACCCGACCCGAGGCGGCGACCTGCTCGACCGCATCCGACACGTCCGCCACCGAGTCGCCCGAGAGCTCGGCCTCATCGTCCCTCAGGTCCGCATCCGAGACGAGATGGGCCTGACCCCGAACGACTACCGGATCAAGATCCGAGGCGTCGTCGTGGGGCAGGGGACCGCCTTCGTCGGCCGATTGCTCGCCGTGCCTCCCGCCGGCCTGACCGGCCCTCAGGTCCACGGTCGAGACGGCATCGACCCTGCCACTGGCCGCCCCGCCGTCTGGATTCACTCCGACGGCCGAGACGCCGCCGAACGCTCCGGATGCCGGATCATCGAGCCCTCGGCCTCCATTGCCGAGCACTTCGGCGAGATCGTCACCCGGCACGCCGACGAGCTGATGACCCACGAACAGGTCGGCCGACTCCTCGACCGCGCCCGGGAAACCTCCCCCGCTTTGGTCATCGAGGTCGTCCCCGGCATGCTCCGCGCCGGAGAAGTTCAGCGCGTCTTGCAAAACCTCCTCCGCGAACGAGTCAGCGTCCGAGACCTCGAAACCATTCTCGAAGCCCTCGCCGAGCACGCCGGCCGGACCCGAGACATCGACGAGTTGACCGAGTGCGTCCGCCGAGCCCTCGGCCGTCGGATCACCCAGCAATATCTCGGCCTCGACGGCCGCTTGCGGGTTGTCACCGTCGATGCCCCGCTCGATGCCCGGCTCTCACTCGCCGCCCGAGAGAACGACCGTCCCGCCGAGGCCCTTGGCGACGATGCCGCCCGAGGCGTCGTCCGGGCCGTGGCCGATGGCGTTGCCGCGGCCGTCGCCGGCGGAGTCCCCCCGGTCATCCTCTGCTCGGCCGAGTCTCGCCCCGTGCTCAAGGACTTGACCCGAGCCGACTTGCCCCGGCTCGTCGTCCTCAGCCGACGCGAGGTCCCCCGAGACACGCCGATCGAGATCATCGGCACCGTCGTCGAACAGACCGACGTCTCCGACCATCCCCCGGTGCTTTCCGAATCGATGCACACGCATCCCGCCAGCTCCAGCCCGATCCTCCGAGGCCCCCACGTGGCCATCACCCCTCGCTCCTCCGCGGTCGGGGCCGGCTCATCGGCTTCGGAAGACACCCCCCCGGACCATTGGTCGGGAGGTCATCGGCCGTGA
- a CDS encoding SpoIIAA family protein, with translation MIKQLQTDSPRLLAFRLSGKLHDEDYQHFVPTVEAALAEAGGKVSLLAQFEDFHGWDMHAAWDDLRFGMKHYADFDRIAMVGESTWQEWMTRFCKPFTQATVKYFDASEVDAAWDWLRGSNESRS, from the coding sequence ATGATTAAGCAACTTCAGACCGATTCCCCGAGGCTTCTCGCCTTCCGATTGAGCGGGAAACTGCACGACGAGGATTATCAGCACTTTGTACCCACGGTCGAAGCGGCCCTGGCGGAGGCGGGTGGTAAGGTCTCGCTGCTGGCGCAGTTCGAAGACTTTCATGGGTGGGACATGCACGCCGCCTGGGACGATCTCAGGTTCGGAATGAAGCATTACGCCGATTTCGATCGGATCGCGATGGTCGGTGAATCGACATGGCAGGAATGGATGACGCGGTTTTGCAAACCGTTTACCCAGGCAACTGTGAAGTACTTCGATGCATCCGAAGTGGATGCCGCCTGGGACTGGTTGCGCGGAAGCAACGAATCACGCTCATAG
- the flhF gene encoding flagellar biosynthesis protein FlhF, which yields MSPTTPRTYRAGTLKEALSRVRRDLGGSAVILGTREVRRRRLLGLGERELIEVTAAPPDDRTHPPQGAPLRAVSMPRSPVAPAALHETDPPRPTRPALDDRLGRLHESVDELSRAGRIEHLVVDVPAWLAGTYAHLLDLDVPEPMARRLVRIVADSVEPDEAHQPEAIDAALRRAVALNLSVAPPIAGVPGARRVVALVGPTGVGKTTTVAKLAANAKLSLGLRVGLVTVDTYRIAAVEQLRTYAEIIDLPLAVADAPDRILGALSDLGPVDLALIDTAGRSPRDEVKIRELADFLAMARPDEIHLVLSAVSGEKSLHAVVERFAPLGFDRLILTKLDEADRLGALLGVVSRAGRPVSYLTIGQGVPDDIESADRDRLAALILGQEAVFA from the coding sequence ATGTCCCCGACCACCCCCCGCACCTATCGCGCCGGTACGCTGAAGGAGGCCCTGTCCCGGGTCCGCCGCGACCTGGGCGGTTCGGCGGTCATCCTGGGGACACGCGAGGTCCGCCGCCGACGCCTGCTCGGACTCGGAGAGCGAGAGCTGATCGAGGTGACGGCCGCCCCGCCCGACGACCGCACCCACCCGCCGCAAGGTGCTCCGCTCCGAGCCGTCTCGATGCCCCGATCCCCGGTCGCTCCGGCCGCCCTTCACGAAACCGACCCCCCTCGCCCGACTCGACCCGCGCTCGATGATCGCCTTGGCCGCCTGCACGAATCGGTCGATGAGCTGAGCCGAGCCGGACGCATTGAACACCTCGTGGTCGACGTGCCCGCTTGGCTGGCCGGCACCTACGCCCATTTGCTCGATCTCGACGTGCCCGAGCCGATGGCCCGTCGCCTCGTCCGCATCGTGGCCGATTCCGTCGAGCCCGACGAGGCCCACCAGCCCGAGGCCATCGACGCCGCCCTCCGCCGAGCCGTCGCGTTGAACCTCTCGGTCGCCCCTCCCATCGCCGGTGTGCCCGGAGCCCGCCGCGTTGTTGCCCTCGTCGGTCCGACCGGCGTCGGCAAGACGACCACCGTGGCCAAGCTCGCCGCCAACGCCAAACTCTCGCTCGGCTTGCGGGTCGGCCTGGTCACGGTCGATACCTACCGGATCGCCGCCGTCGAGCAGCTTCGCACCTACGCCGAGATCATCGACCTTCCCCTCGCCGTCGCTGACGCCCCCGACCGCATTCTCGGCGCACTTTCCGACCTCGGCCCGGTCGATCTGGCCTTGATCGACACCGCCGGACGCTCCCCGCGCGACGAGGTCAAGATCCGCGAGCTGGCCGATTTCCTCGCAATGGCTCGTCCTGACGAAATCCACCTTGTCCTTTCGGCCGTCTCCGGCGAAAAGAGCCTCCACGCGGTTGTCGAGCGTTTCGCACCGCTCGGCTTCGACCGCCTGATCCTCACCAAGCTCGACGAGGCCGACCGCCTCGGAGCGCTCCTCGGTGTCGTCTCCCGAGCCGGCCGACCCGTCAGCTACCTGACCATCGGCCAGGGGGTTCCCGACGACATCGAATCCGCCGACCGCGACCGCCTCGCCGCCCTGATCCTCGGGCAGGAGGCCGTCTTCGCATGA
- a CDS encoding ribonuclease domain-containing protein, with protein sequence MPVRDRVMWGASNPFSDPRLANLPELVRDFRAGRLPQGWRGHRLWENRWLDLPVKPGDYYREYYVGTSAESGDLRVVLGRGGEVYISGNHHRDWRQVIGMPIG encoded by the coding sequence ATGCCTGTCCGTGACCGGGTGATGTGGGGCGCGAGCAACCCATTCAGCGATCCGAGGCTGGCGAATCTTCCCGAATTGGTCCGTGACTTCCGAGCCGGGCGGCTGCCCCAGGGTTGGCGCGGACACAGGCTCTGGGAGAATCGCTGGCTCGACCTGCCGGTGAAGCCGGGCGACTACTACCGGGAATACTACGTCGGCACGTCGGCGGAGTCGGGCGATCTGCGAGTCGTGCTTGGGCGCGGCGGGGAAGTCTACATCTCGGGCAATCACCACCGCGATTGGCGGCAGGTCATCGGCATGCCGATTGGATGA
- a CDS encoding esterase-like activity of phytase family protein, which yields MILATQARAQPIEGGPVVAEVEFLGQATVAGNATVEGTRVGGLSGIVFDEVKGEYLAISDDKGGPGMAAPRVYRLTIGLEDGRLRPRGVRLEGMLELTRADGSRVPEGSVDAEGIALGENGDIFISAEGMPNASSPVPPSVDRFDGTSGRYRRSMEVPEAYLPASTPRRGVRSNLAFESLTLTPGGRFLDTATENALHQDGPAASVERGSPCRVLRFETDSGMPVAEFVYEADPIVGKNGANVAGLVELLAIDESRWLALERSFSTGSGFSVRLYEVSSAGATNVLGADRLAGRADVVPVTKRLVLDLGTIEGFIPTNLEGMAFGPDLEDGRKLVILMADNQLMAFFPSQVVALGVTIGP from the coding sequence ATGATCCTTGCGACCCAGGCAAGGGCGCAGCCGATCGAGGGCGGGCCGGTCGTCGCGGAGGTCGAATTTCTCGGACAGGCGACGGTGGCCGGGAATGCGACGGTGGAAGGGACGCGGGTCGGGGGCTTGTCGGGGATCGTCTTTGACGAGGTGAAGGGGGAGTACCTGGCGATCTCGGACGACAAAGGGGGTCCGGGAATGGCGGCGCCGAGGGTGTATCGCCTGACGATCGGCCTGGAAGACGGACGGCTGAGGCCGAGGGGGGTTCGCCTGGAAGGGATGCTGGAGTTGACGAGGGCGGACGGATCGCGCGTTCCGGAAGGGTCGGTGGACGCGGAAGGAATTGCGCTCGGCGAGAATGGAGACATCTTCATCAGTGCGGAAGGGATGCCGAATGCCTCGTCTCCGGTGCCGCCCTCGGTGGATCGGTTTGACGGGACATCCGGCAGGTATCGCCGAAGCATGGAGGTGCCGGAGGCGTACTTGCCGGCATCGACGCCGAGGCGAGGGGTGCGGAGTAACCTGGCGTTCGAGTCGTTGACATTGACGCCGGGGGGGCGGTTTCTCGATACAGCGACCGAGAACGCCCTGCATCAGGATGGACCGGCGGCAAGCGTCGAGCGCGGCTCGCCCTGCCGGGTGTTGAGGTTCGAGACAGATTCAGGAATGCCGGTTGCCGAGTTCGTTTATGAGGCCGATCCCATTGTGGGGAAGAACGGTGCGAACGTCGCGGGGCTGGTGGAGTTGCTGGCGATCGACGAATCGCGATGGCTTGCGCTGGAGCGGTCGTTCTCGACGGGTTCGGGGTTTTCCGTGCGGCTTTATGAAGTGTCGAGCGCGGGGGCGACGAACGTGCTTGGGGCCGATCGGCTGGCGGGTCGAGCGGATGTGGTGCCGGTGACGAAGCGGTTGGTGCTGGATCTGGGGACGATCGAGGGGTTCATTCCGACGAATCTGGAGGGGATGGCGTTCGGGCCGGATCTGGAAGATGGGCGAAAGCTGGTGATCCTGATGGCGGATAATCAATTGATGGCATTCTTTCCCTCCCAAGTTGTGGCGCTGGGGGTGACGATCGGTCCTTGA
- a CDS encoding P-loop NTPase, translating to MSDQADGLRSLFKNRATPPGLRADQAALPAPPHRARTLLITSGKGGVGTSNLTLNLAVALGAMGRRVVLIDADAGLANLDLLCGLALDRDLGDAMTDDRPLAGTIVDGPESIRFLSGVHAARAGDEAVDRARDRLAAELPDISRETEADFILIDGGSGLGPSGSTLADVVDQVVVVASPEPTALADAQAVVARLRRRPGGGPPIRSVIGQARSSAEAIEALDRLASACRSFLGAAVRPIGPGFVRFDPKVPTAVRRRRPFLLDAPGCEASRCIKRLARALAAEADEALGLAPQRPGFLSALTGRKTPKMAVR from the coding sequence ATGTCGGATCAAGCTGATGGCCTCCGCTCCCTGTTCAAGAACCGCGCCACCCCCCCCGGCCTCCGCGCCGATCAGGCCGCCTTGCCCGCGCCTCCGCACCGGGCGCGGACCCTCCTGATCACCAGCGGCAAAGGCGGGGTCGGCACCTCGAACCTGACCCTGAACCTCGCCGTTGCCCTCGGCGCGATGGGCCGCCGGGTCGTCCTCATCGACGCCGACGCCGGCCTGGCCAACCTCGACCTCCTCTGCGGCCTGGCCCTCGACCGCGACCTCGGCGATGCCATGACCGATGATCGCCCGCTGGCCGGAACCATCGTCGACGGACCCGAATCGATCCGATTCCTCTCCGGCGTCCACGCTGCCCGAGCCGGTGACGAGGCCGTCGATCGCGCCCGAGACCGCCTCGCGGCCGAGCTGCCCGACATCTCCCGAGAAACCGAGGCCGACTTCATCCTCATCGACGGCGGCTCCGGCCTCGGCCCAAGCGGCTCGACCCTGGCCGACGTGGTCGATCAGGTCGTCGTCGTTGCCTCTCCCGAACCCACCGCCCTGGCCGACGCCCAGGCCGTCGTCGCCCGCCTGCGACGCCGACCCGGCGGCGGTCCGCCGATCCGATCCGTGATCGGCCAGGCCCGATCGAGCGCCGAGGCGATCGAAGCCCTCGACCGCCTCGCCTCAGCCTGCCGGTCGTTCCTCGGCGCCGCCGTCCGGCCGATCGGCCCCGGCTTCGTCCGATTCGACCCGAAAGTGCCGACGGCCGTCCGCCGTCGCCGACCGTTTTTGCTCGATGCCCCCGGCTGCGAAGCCTCGCGCTGCATCAAGCGCCTGGCCCGCGCCCTGGCCGCCGAGGCCGACGAGGCCCTCGGTCTGGCCCCCCAACGTCCCGGCTTCCTGTCGGCCCTCACCGGCCGCAAGACGCCCAAAATGGCGGTTCGCTGA
- a CDS encoding GNAT family N-acetyltransferase has translation MAPLHEVEPIACFVHGESGEVIGGAIGRRWGSCCELQQLWVDPRYRRRGIGSRLVLAFEAHAQSRGCSSFSLETFSFQSPRFYRTLGYEVAYDHPVYPHGIVKSIMVKHVGESEPSALPRSSPS, from the coding sequence ATGGCCCCGCTCCACGAAGTCGAGCCGATTGCGTGCTTCGTTCATGGGGAGTCTGGGGAGGTGATCGGCGGAGCGATTGGCCGCCGATGGGGTTCCTGCTGCGAATTGCAACAGCTCTGGGTCGACCCGAGGTATCGCCGCAGGGGAATCGGATCGCGACTGGTCCTGGCGTTCGAGGCACACGCGCAAAGTCGCGGATGTTCCTCGTTCTCGCTGGAGACGTTCAGCTTTCAGTCACCGCGATTCTACAGGACGCTCGGCTATGAGGTCGCATACGATCATCCGGTGTATCCGCACGGGATCGTGAAATCGATCATGGTTAAACATGTTGGTGAGAGTGAGCCCTCCGCCTTGCCACGTTCATCACCTTCTTGA